Part of the Tautonia rosea genome, CACGCCCCTCCGCCCCACCAATCTCAGAACGCCCACCACTTCGGGAAACTACCACGCCCGCCCCCGATCGGCCACCTGGCAGTGGCCTCGCCCGCTCGACCAGCTTGCCGTCTCAGAGGCAAGAGGAGAAGACCGTACGCAGGGTCGCAGAGAATCAGAGAGATCGAGGCCGTTCGACCGAGACGCTACCCTCTCCTCTGCGCCTCCACGTCTCTGCGCGCGATCCCTCTCCCCGACTCCCTCGCCCGGGAGAACTAGTTCCCTGCCCGACACTCCGCTAAGATAGCACCCTCTCCGATCACCCCTTCGTCGATTCCGAGCGTGCCGATGCCGTCTTTCGCCGACGATCTCCGCCGGTTCGGGCCTGATTCCTCAGTGCGTGTCTCGCGCGACGAGGCCCTGGCCTACTGCGCTGCACTTACGAGATCGCACTACGAGAACTTCAGCGTCGTCACCTGGCTCACCCCCCCGCACCTCGTCCCTGCCTTCCAGGCCATTTACGCCTTCTGCCGCTGGTCCGACGACCTTGGCGACGAGGTCGGCGACCGCGCCCGAGCCACCGAGCTGCTCTCCTGGTGGCGGGACGAACTCCGGCAGATGGACGCCGGCACCCCTCGCCATCCCGTCATGATTGCCCTCCGCGACGTGGTTGCCGAGTTCGACATCCCCCTTACCCCCTTCGAGGCCCTCATCTCCGCCTTCGAGCAGGATCAAATCATCACCGACTACGACTCGTATGACCAACTGCTCGACTATTGCACCCGATCGGCCAACCCCGTCGGCCACCTTATCCTCTACCTCGGACGGGTCCACACTCCCGAGCATGTTCAACGCTCCGACGCCACCTGTACCGCCCTGCAACTGGCCAACTTCTGGCAAGACGTCTCCCGAGACCTCGACATCGGCCGCGTCTACCTCCCCCGCGAAGACCGCGAGCGCTTCGGCTACCCCGACGACGACCTGCACGCTCGCCGCTTCTCCCCGGCCTTTGCCCGATTACTCGCCTTCCAGGTCGAGCGGACCCGAGCCTTGTTCCGCCTCGGCGCTCCCCTGGCCGATGCCCTGCCCGGCCGCCTGGCGGTCGATGTCGAGTTGTTCACCCGGGGCGGCCTGGCCATTCTCGACCGGATCGAGGCTCAGGGCTTCGACGTCTTCCGCCGTCGGCCAACCGTCGGCAAGGCGGCCAAGCTCGGCCTGCTGCTTCGCGCGATCCTTGCCCGATCGCTCCGCTTCAAACACCCTCGTGTGAACACCTTCTCAAGCCACGTTGCAGACCCCGCCGCCGACGCCGTCTCCGGTCCCCTTCCCTCCGTCAATCGCTCGGAGGCCCGCCCATGACCGACGCACTCGACGCCAGCTACCGATTCTGCGGCGACCTCTCCCGACGCGAAGCGAAGAATTTCTATTACAGTTTCCTCTTGCTCCCCCCTCGCCTCCGGCGGTCGATGTGCGCGCTCTACGCCTTTCTACGACACACCGATGACCTGGCCGACGAACCCGGCTCGATCGACGCCAAGCGCTCCAGCCTCCTCTCCTGGCGAGTCGAACTCGACCGCGCCCTCGACGGGAACCCGATCGCCTGGCCCGGCCTCCCCGCCCTGGCCGACGCGGTTCAGCAACACAGCATCCCGCCGAAGTTCCTCCACGCCGTCATCGACGGCGTCGAAATGGACCTCGAACCCCGCCCCTTCTCCACCTTTCAAGACTTGCACGCCTATTGCTACCGGGTCGCCTCGGCCGTCGGGCTGTGCTGCATTCATATCTGGGGATACAATTCTGAAGGCGGCCGCGCCGAAAAGCTGGCCGAAGCCTGCGGCATCGCCCTGCAACTGACCAACATCCTCCGCGACGTTCGAGAAGATGCCGAGCTTGGCCGCGTCTACCTGCCGATGGAAGATCTCGACCGCTTCGGCGTCTCTCCCGATGAGCTCAGGTCCCCCGTCCCCAGCGACCGCCTTCGCCAACTCCTGGCCTTCGAAGGCCGCCGCGCCTACGACTATTACGGCGAGGCCAGCCCCCTGATCCGCCTCGTCGCCCCCGTCGGACGCCCGGTCCTGGCCGCGATCGTCAACATCTATCGTGCGCTGCTCGATGAGATCGCCCGCCGCGATTACGACGTCCTCGCCGCCCGGGTCGCCCTTCCCCCCTGGCGCAAGGCGGCCATCACCGTCGGCGCGCTCACCGGACGCCTCGCCCGACCCGTCCCCAGACCAGAGGGTCTGCTCCCGTGATCGAGACCCGGAACCCCGACTCCCCGACCACCGGAACCGACTGGCGCCCCAGCCCCCCGCATGTCGTCATCGTCGGTGGCGGTCTGGCCGGCCTGGCCG contains:
- the hpnC gene encoding squalene synthase HpnC, encoding MPSFADDLRRFGPDSSVRVSRDEALAYCAALTRSHYENFSVVTWLTPPHLVPAFQAIYAFCRWSDDLGDEVGDRARATELLSWWRDELRQMDAGTPRHPVMIALRDVVAEFDIPLTPFEALISAFEQDQIITDYDSYDQLLDYCTRSANPVGHLILYLGRVHTPEHVQRSDATCTALQLANFWQDVSRDLDIGRVYLPREDRERFGYPDDDLHARRFSPAFARLLAFQVERTRALFRLGAPLADALPGRLAVDVELFTRGGLAILDRIEAQGFDVFRRRPTVGKAAKLGLLLRAILARSLRFKHPRVNTFSSHVADPAADAVSGPLPSVNRSEARP
- a CDS encoding phytoene/squalene synthase family protein is translated as MTDALDASYRFCGDLSRREAKNFYYSFLLLPPRLRRSMCALYAFLRHTDDLADEPGSIDAKRSSLLSWRVELDRALDGNPIAWPGLPALADAVQQHSIPPKFLHAVIDGVEMDLEPRPFSTFQDLHAYCYRVASAVGLCCIHIWGYNSEGGRAEKLAEACGIALQLTNILRDVREDAELGRVYLPMEDLDRFGVSPDELRSPVPSDRLRQLLAFEGRRAYDYYGEASPLIRLVAPVGRPVLAAIVNIYRALLDEIARRDYDVLAARVALPPWRKAAITVGALTGRLARPVPRPEGLLP